A single window of Pirellulales bacterium DNA harbors:
- a CDS encoding WYL domain-containing protein — MNLTRIQRLLKLIGLLQVGRGHNIRSLANDCEVSRRTIFRDLDVLRAAGVPLEFDDEFQSYRLPQTYLLPPTNFSAEEALAVLVLCDELGANHRLPFYAPARSAAMKLHAALPARLQKYLRDITGAIRIQLPPGAAIDDKQPIYQQLIDALARRQCVRIRYDSFSDGQVISTRLSPYRLMFSLRSWYVIGRSSLHRATRTFHVGRILKLEPTGDAYRIQRGFSLEQYLRNAWHLIPEPGPDRQVRIRFEKLVARNVAEVRWHATQQTEFQPDGSLDFRVTVSGLKEISWWVLGYGDKAEVLEPPELRAMVAAHAGRMAEQYAE; from the coding sequence ATGAATCTGACTCGGATCCAGCGCCTGCTGAAACTAATCGGACTGCTGCAGGTTGGCAGGGGGCACAACATCCGCTCGCTGGCCAATGATTGCGAGGTCAGCCGGCGGACGATTTTCCGCGACCTCGACGTATTGCGGGCCGCGGGAGTGCCGCTGGAATTCGACGACGAGTTTCAGTCGTATCGCCTTCCGCAAACGTATCTCCTGCCGCCGACCAATTTCTCCGCGGAAGAAGCGTTGGCCGTGTTGGTGCTCTGCGACGAACTTGGCGCCAACCATCGCCTCCCCTTCTACGCACCTGCCCGCAGCGCGGCGATGAAGCTGCATGCCGCTCTTCCCGCGCGGCTGCAAAAATATCTGCGCGACATCACCGGCGCGATTCGCATTCAGTTGCCGCCGGGAGCGGCGATCGACGACAAGCAGCCGATTTATCAGCAATTGATCGACGCGCTCGCCCGCCGGCAATGCGTTCGCATTCGCTACGATAGCTTTTCCGATGGCCAGGTGATCTCCACCCGGCTCAGTCCCTATCGGTTGATGTTTAGCTTGCGGTCGTGGTATGTGATTGGCCGATCGTCGCTGCACCGCGCGACGCGGACGTTTCACGTCGGCCGGATTTTAAAGCTCGAGCCGACCGGCGATGCTTACCGCATCCAGCGCGGCTTTTCGCTCGAACAATATTTGCGCAACGCCTGGCATCTGATTCCCGAGCCCGGACCCGATCGACAGGTGCGCATCCGCTTCGAGAAGCTCGTGGCCCGCAATGTCGCCGAAGTGCGCTGGCATGCGACGCAGCAGACCGAGTTCCAGCCCGACGGCTCCCTCGACTTCCGAGTCACCGTGTCGGGCTTGAAGGAGATTTCCTGGTGGGTGCTTGGCTATGGCGACAAAGCGGAAGTTCTCGAGCCCCCCGAGTTGCGTGCAATGGTCGCCGCCCACGCCGGCCGCATGGCCGAGCAATACGCGGAATAG
- a CDS encoding TolC family protein, with protein sequence MSRHFSRIRIVVGLGLLLAGGCAPTQPFYFGEKTDLSHYIGMATKIETPDVKQASLAETADPPPPLSLSNSKFVIWDLSLQDAIHITLQNSKVMRTLGGRFSTTGGTRPQVGDPSTVLETSPSSVETVYEPALAESNPTLGVEGALSAFDAQLASSFTWAHTDVPQNVAPAYAGIFPRVEIEDVDTFNASITKRTESGGTASVTTTAIYTDSNSQSLELAHDNSLAVNFGFTQRLLRGGGSLFNQIHGPLDATTSGIGGGFSGVMIARINDDMALNDFESNMTNLLTDVENAYWELYYAYRALDAGKVGRDSALVTWRKVYALYVAKAKGGEADKEAQARDQYYQFRGQVEQALVDLYRMENRLRFLMGLAATDGRLIRPINEPTTAKVLFDWCDVHSEALARSVYLRKEKWHIKQLELELIASRNLLLPNLDFVGNYELYGLGDNLLNSTYAPYNGLPTQTIIGSNAGSTLADGQFGNWNVGLNFSVPIGLRKELTTIRNQQLQLVRERCMLQDQELELSHDITDAVRNVDVQYRLMQTNFNRRLASEDEVAADQVAYDAGTTTLDILLQAEQERSVAEAAYYRSLIDYNRAISQVHYVKGSLPEYDNVFMAEGPWPGKAYFDARRLARSRDAGIQLNYGYTRPDVFSRGEYPQFGPTAQANETHGTPTPAAAGASGEPIDTPQPVPSVLPGPNGAGGPNTGRTPSSVVPGRSASIEGRSADAAAAGLRPLPASARTPRELPGDGPQLGNATGSSNRTASANGDLNYPSSRRTPASSNVSSGVESPGWKSKTSDESDSDPAPAETNRTAAGWQGAQHPLAGQ encoded by the coding sequence ATGAGCCGGCACTTTTCTCGCATTCGCATCGTGGTCGGACTAGGCCTCTTGCTAGCCGGTGGCTGTGCGCCAACGCAGCCCTTCTATTTCGGCGAGAAAACCGATCTGTCGCACTATATCGGGATGGCCACGAAGATCGAAACGCCCGACGTCAAGCAAGCGAGTCTTGCGGAGACGGCCGATCCGCCCCCGCCACTGTCGCTCTCGAACAGCAAGTTCGTGATCTGGGATTTGAGCCTGCAGGATGCAATCCACATTACCTTGCAGAACAGCAAAGTGATGCGGACCCTGGGTGGCCGCTTCTCCACCACTGGCGGCACGCGTCCGCAAGTCGGCGATCCTTCGACGGTGCTCGAGACCTCGCCTTCCTCGGTCGAAACGGTTTACGAGCCGGCATTGGCCGAATCAAATCCGACTTTAGGCGTGGAAGGCGCGCTCTCCGCATTTGACGCTCAGCTCGCCAGCAGCTTCACCTGGGCGCACACCGATGTGCCGCAAAACGTCGCGCCGGCCTACGCCGGCATCTTCCCACGCGTCGAGATCGAAGATGTCGACACGTTCAATGCCAGCATCACCAAGCGCACGGAGTCGGGCGGTACCGCAAGCGTCACCACGACGGCCATTTACACCGACAGCAATAGCCAAAGCCTCGAGCTGGCGCACGACAATTCGCTGGCCGTCAACTTCGGCTTCACGCAACGGTTGTTGCGCGGCGGCGGGTCGCTGTTCAACCAAATCCACGGTCCGCTCGATGCGACCACCTCCGGCATCGGCGGCGGCTTCAGCGGCGTCATGATCGCCCGCATCAACGACGATATGGCGTTGAACGATTTCGAATCCAACATGACCAATCTGTTGACCGACGTGGAAAATGCCTATTGGGAGCTCTACTATGCCTATCGCGCTCTCGACGCGGGCAAAGTCGGTCGCGACAGTGCCCTGGTAACGTGGCGAAAAGTCTACGCCCTGTATGTCGCCAAAGCGAAAGGGGGCGAAGCCGACAAGGAAGCCCAGGCTCGCGATCAATACTACCAATTCCGCGGCCAGGTCGAGCAGGCATTGGTGGATCTGTATCGCATGGAAAACCGCTTGCGGTTCTTGATGGGCCTGGCGGCCACCGACGGCCGGCTCATTCGCCCGATCAACGAGCCGACCACGGCCAAAGTGCTCTTCGATTGGTGCGACGTGCATAGCGAAGCCCTCGCCCGCAGCGTCTATCTGCGCAAGGAAAAATGGCACATCAAGCAATTGGAACTCGAATTGATCGCCTCGCGGAATCTGTTGCTGCCGAACTTGGACTTCGTCGGCAACTACGAACTCTACGGCTTAGGCGACAATCTGCTCAACAGCACCTACGCCCCCTACAACGGATTGCCGACGCAAACCATCATCGGCAGCAACGCCGGCTCGACGCTCGCCGACGGGCAGTTCGGCAATTGGAACGTCGGGTTGAATTTCAGCGTCCCTATCGGGCTGCGCAAGGAATTGACCACGATCCGCAATCAGCAATTGCAACTCGTCCGCGAGCGATGCATGCTCCAGGACCAGGAACTCGAGCTTTCGCACGACATCACCGACGCGGTGCGCAACGTCGATGTGCAGTATCGCTTGATGCAAACCAACTTCAACCGCCGCCTGGCGAGCGAAGACGAAGTGGCCGCCGATCAGGTGGCCTACGACGCCGGCACCACCACGCTCGATATCCTGTTGCAGGCCGAGCAGGAACGGTCGGTTGCCGAGGCCGCGTACTACCGCTCGCTGATCGACTACAACCGGGCCATTTCGCAGGTGCACTACGTCAAGGGTTCGTTGCCGGAATACGACAATGTGTTCATGGCGGAAGGCCCGTGGCCCGGCAAGGCTTATTTCGACGCCCGCCGGCTGGCCCGGTCGCGTGATGCTGGCATCCAGTTGAATTACGGGTATACTCGACCGGACGTGTTCAGCCGGGGTGAGTATCCGCAATTCGGACCGACCGCGCAAGCGAATGAAACGCATGGCACTCCGACTCCGGCGGCCGCGGGTGCGAGCGGGGAGCCGATTGACACTCCGCAACCGGTGCCGAGCGTGTTGCCCGGCCCGAACGGCGCCGGCGGTCCGAACACCGGACGAACCCCGAGCAGCGTCGTCCCTGGGCGGAGCGCTTCGATCGAGGGCCGCTCGGCGGATGCCGCGGCGGCCGGTTTGCGACCGTTGCCGGCTTCGGCCCGCACGCCGCGCGAGCTACCCGGCGACGGCCCGCAATTGGGCAACGCAACCGGCAGCTCAAACCGCACGGCCTCGGCGAATGGCGACCTCAACTATCCATCGTCGCGGCGAACTCCGGCGAGCAGCAATGTTTCGAGCGGTGTAGAGAGCCCCGGCTGGAAATCGAAAACTTCGGATGAATCTGACTCGGATCCAGCGCCTGCTGAAACTAATCGGACTGCTGCAGGTTGGCAGGGGGCACAACATCCGCTCGCTGGCCAATGA
- the hemE gene encoding uroporphyrinogen decarboxylase, whose protein sequence is MTNNTPSFAGLRVAGFESRRAEDMAAMVARFGGLPSISPSMREVAEAKNPEAIDFAGHLMTGQIDVVVFMTGVGIRLLMSQLDRQVDRKRFLESLSDVITIARGPKPTAALRELGLTPTHRTADPNTWREVLSVFDRSVPPVNRTVALIEYGQTNASLLAGLEARGATVRALKVYRWELPEDLGPLEANVRAIAAGQIDVALFTSSQQATNLLTIAARMGLAEQVRGGLARAVVGSIGPDTSETLRQHQLPIDFEPERSAMGHLVAAAASRAGELLAGKRSAQSGPLKATAAAPPQNANGAVPAWQNSLFMKACRREPVERVPIWLMRQAGRYMPEYRAVREKLTFLELCKNPALCAEVMITTVRRLGVDAAIIFSDLLPILEPMGLDLEFARGEGPVIHNPVREARDVLRVRELDDVGPLDFVMQTVRQTRAGLPDDMPLIGFAGAPFTLASYVVEGGASRSFSHTKTLMYRDAGAWHALLERLARAVARYLNAQIAAGASAVQLFDSWVGALGPDDYRRFVLPHSKRLIESIEPGVPVIHFATGNPALLPLLAEAGGDVIGVDWRIDLDEAWQLVGPEKAVQGNLDPTVLLADRHEIRRAAERILKQAAGRPGHIFNLGHGVLPQTPPENAIALVEAVHELGAARQ, encoded by the coding sequence ATGACGAATAATACACCGAGTTTCGCCGGGCTGCGCGTGGCCGGATTTGAGAGCCGGCGGGCGGAAGACATGGCCGCAATGGTCGCGCGCTTCGGCGGGCTGCCGTCGATCAGCCCTTCGATGCGCGAAGTGGCCGAGGCCAAGAATCCTGAAGCCATCGATTTTGCCGGGCATTTGATGACCGGGCAGATCGATGTGGTCGTGTTCATGACCGGCGTCGGTATTCGGCTCTTGATGTCGCAACTCGATCGGCAGGTCGATCGCAAACGATTTTTGGAATCGCTTTCGGATGTGATCACGATCGCCCGCGGACCGAAGCCGACCGCCGCGCTCCGCGAGCTCGGGTTGACGCCGACGCACCGCACGGCCGATCCGAACACGTGGCGCGAAGTGCTCTCGGTGTTCGATCGCAGCGTACCGCCGGTGAATCGCACCGTCGCGCTCATCGAATATGGCCAGACGAACGCGAGCCTGCTGGCCGGGCTGGAAGCTCGCGGAGCGACCGTGCGGGCGCTCAAGGTGTACCGCTGGGAATTGCCGGAAGACCTTGGGCCGCTCGAAGCGAATGTGCGCGCTATCGCGGCGGGGCAAATCGATGTGGCCCTGTTCACCTCCAGCCAACAAGCGACGAATCTTTTGACGATCGCCGCACGGATGGGGCTCGCGGAACAAGTGCGCGGCGGTTTGGCGCGCGCGGTGGTCGGCTCGATCGGGCCCGACACGAGCGAAACGCTGCGCCAGCATCAATTGCCGATCGACTTCGAGCCCGAACGCTCGGCGATGGGGCATCTCGTGGCCGCCGCCGCGAGCCGCGCCGGCGAATTGTTGGCGGGCAAGCGATCCGCGCAGTCCGGGCCGCTGAAAGCGACTGCTGCCGCACCGCCGCAAAACGCAAACGGGGCCGTTCCGGCTTGGCAAAACAGTCTGTTCATGAAAGCCTGCCGCCGCGAACCGGTCGAACGGGTGCCGATCTGGTTGATGCGGCAGGCGGGGCGCTACATGCCCGAGTATCGGGCCGTGCGGGAAAAATTGACGTTTCTGGAATTGTGCAAGAACCCGGCCCTGTGCGCCGAGGTGATGATCACGACGGTGCGACGGCTTGGCGTCGATGCGGCGATTATCTTTTCCGATCTTTTGCCGATCCTCGAACCGATGGGCCTGGATTTGGAATTCGCCCGCGGCGAAGGGCCGGTGATTCATAATCCGGTTCGCGAGGCGCGAGACGTCCTACGGGTGCGCGAGTTGGACGATGTCGGGCCGTTGGATTTCGTGATGCAGACGGTGCGGCAAACGCGGGCCGGCCTGCCCGACGACATGCCGCTGATCGGATTCGCCGGAGCGCCGTTTACGCTGGCCAGTTATGTCGTCGAAGGGGGCGCGAGCCGCTCGTTTTCGCACACCAAGACGCTCATGTATCGCGATGCTGGAGCTTGGCATGCCCTGCTGGAGCGGCTCGCGCGAGCCGTCGCAAGATATCTGAATGCCCAGATCGCGGCCGGGGCCTCGGCGGTGCAATTGTTCGACAGTTGGGTCGGCGCGCTGGGGCCCGACGATTATCGCCGCTTCGTTCTGCCGCACTCGAAGCGGCTGATCGAGTCGATCGAGCCGGGCGTGCCGGTGATTCATTTCGCCACGGGCAATCCCGCGCTATTGCCGCTGTTGGCGGAGGCGGGCGGGGACGTGATCGGCGTCGATTGGCGCATCGATCTGGATGAAGCGTGGCAGTTGGTCGGACCGGAAAAAGCGGTGCAAGGCAATCTCGATCCAACCGTGCTGCTGGCCGATCGGCACGAGATTCGCCGCGCTGCGGAACGAATTCTAAAGCAGGCTGCCGGCCGGCCCGGACATATTTTTAATCTCGGCCACGGTGTACTGCCGCAAACGCCGCCGGAAAACGCGATCGCGCTAGTCGAGGCGGTGCATGAGCTGGGGGCCGCGCGACAGTAA